A genome region from Chloroflexota bacterium includes the following:
- a CDS encoding iron ABC transporter permease, whose product MATVAERPTRSPTAAGPAQERAPGRRWDARFPVVVLGLLVALLVSLTLAVTIGPVAIAPLTVWQIAVSRLTGLASGEWSAAHENIVWLIRFPRVLLAAVVGAGLAVVGVAMQATVRNPLADPYILGVSSGASVGAVLVILFGVFQFLGIYALSVAAFLGAVLTFIVVLTLAQHRGTLSPVRLILVGVALSYVLSATMSFMVFRADEAEGIRSVLFWLMGSVAGAKWSYLTLPLLVLLIGTVYLVLQARPLNALVAGEETAVSLGVDTNRFRRVLMVVAAMMTGVMVALAGAIGFVGLMMPHTVRLFVGTDHRRVLPVSLLAGAIFLVWVDVLARTVVQPEEMPLGVITAFLGGPFFLWLMRRRKDAFGGGRT is encoded by the coding sequence ATGGCCACAGTTGCGGAGAGACCGACGCGGTCGCCGACTGCGGCGGGCCCGGCACAAGAACGCGCGCCCGGTCGGCGGTGGGACGCGCGCTTTCCTGTCGTCGTGCTCGGCTTGCTGGTGGCGCTGCTGGTTTCACTCACTCTCGCAGTTACCATCGGCCCGGTAGCCATCGCACCGTTGACGGTATGGCAGATTGCCGTCTCCCGCCTGACGGGGCTGGCCTCCGGCGAATGGTCGGCTGCCCACGAAAACATCGTGTGGCTGATCCGGTTCCCCCGGGTGTTGCTGGCAGCCGTCGTCGGCGCCGGGCTCGCGGTTGTGGGCGTTGCCATGCAGGCGACGGTACGCAATCCGCTGGCCGATCCGTACATATTAGGCGTCTCCTCAGGTGCCTCGGTGGGTGCGGTGCTCGTCATCTTGTTTGGCGTATTCCAGTTCTTAGGAATCTATGCGCTGTCGGTTGCTGCTTTCCTGGGAGCGGTACTCACGTTCATCGTGGTACTCACGCTGGCCCAGCACCGGGGCACTCTTTCGCCTGTGCGCCTCATCTTGGTAGGAGTCGCGCTGTCCTACGTCCTATCGGCTACGATGAGCTTCATGGTGTTTCGCGCCGACGAGGCTGAGGGCATTCGCTCGGTGCTCTTCTGGCTGATGGGGAGTGTGGCCGGCGCAAAATGGAGCTATCTCACGCTGCCGCTGCTGGTGCTCCTCATCGGCACCGTTTACTTGGTATTGCAGGCGCGGCCGTTGAATGCCCTCGTGGCGGGTGAGGAAACGGCCGTGAGCCTGGGTGTGGATACGAATCGTTTCCGGCGGGTGCTGATGGTGGTGGCGGCAATGATGACCGGCGTCATGGTGGCGTTGGCCGGCGCGATTGGCTTTGTGGGACTGATGATGCCCCATACCGTGCGCCTCTTTGTTGGTACGGACCATCGCCGCGTGCTGCCGGTGAGTCTGCTGGCCGGGGCGATATTCCTGGTTTGGGTTGACGTGCTCGCACGCACGGTTGTGCAGCCGGAAGAGATGCCCCTTGGCGTCATTACGGCGTTTCTCGGCGGACCGTTCTTTCTATGGTTAATGCGGCGGCGCAAAGATGCATTTGGAGGAGGCAGAACATGA